A portion of the Spartinivicinus ruber genome contains these proteins:
- a CDS encoding ParB/RepB/Spo0J family partition protein: MLAGKESAPHMVGEKLKAKDNEIEQLKEQLKQASGSSSAIELRMPFSGKSVSFTLREIEPSLIDVSTINQRIQSLLNDAAVSDILPDIRKNGQSEPGYLRPTKDGRFELIAGSRRLYCIKQIPGRKYLALVGDVPNEDIRHLSRVENKQRPISAYETAMSFYNDINAGIYKTWEQLAEVEDIARSTAFRYKRLVELPEVFVQLFTSPNDMSVTAADWITSALKKDDRTKAHLLSKAKDMLDDKVNKISNGYKLLSAELVLKELKRSLLEGGKTTPTRKKPVVYKAKGTPKFKHSLASNNNSKFEILDASSEEIDKIKAFLVKMFKAEAQ; the protein is encoded by the coding sequence ATGTTAGCTGGTAAGGAAAGTGCTCCTCATATGGTTGGTGAGAAACTGAAAGCTAAAGATAATGAAATAGAACAGCTCAAAGAGCAGCTTAAACAAGCAAGTGGCTCTTCTAGTGCAATAGAGCTTCGAATGCCTTTTTCAGGCAAAAGTGTTTCGTTTACCCTTAGAGAAATTGAACCCAGTTTAATTGATGTAAGCACTATAAATCAGCGTATTCAGTCACTTTTAAATGATGCTGCAGTATCAGATATCCTTCCGGATATTAGAAAAAATGGACAGTCAGAACCAGGCTACTTACGTCCAACTAAAGATGGACGGTTTGAACTAATTGCTGGCTCAAGAAGGCTTTACTGTATTAAGCAAATTCCTGGCAGAAAGTACTTGGCTCTTGTCGGTGATGTTCCTAATGAAGATATTAGGCATTTATCTAGAGTTGAAAATAAACAACGACCAATATCTGCCTATGAAACTGCAATGAGTTTTTATAACGATATAAATGCTGGAATATACAAAACTTGGGAGCAGTTGGCTGAAGTTGAAGATATAGCAAGAAGCACTGCATTTCGATATAAAAGACTAGTAGAACTTCCAGAAGTGTTTGTGCAACTATTTACCAGCCCGAATGATATGTCAGTAACGGCAGCTGATTGGATAACTAGTGCTTTAAAAAAGGATGATAGAACTAAAGCACACCTCCTTAGTAAAGCGAAAGATATGCTTGATGATAAGGTAAACAAAATAAGTAATGGCTATAAACTTTTATCTGCTGAGCTAGTTCTTAAAGAACTAAAGCGCTCTCTATTGGAGGGGGGGAAAACAACGCCAACTAGGAAGAAGCCAGTAGTATATAAAGCAAAAGGTACACCGAAATTCAAGCACAGCCTTGCTTCCAATAATAACAGTAAGTTTGAAATTTTGGATGCAAGTTCAGAAGAAATTGATAAAATTAAAGCGTTCTTAGTTAAAATGTTTAAGGCTGAGGCTCAGTAA
- a CDS encoding AAA family ATPase: MTAFDSPYHNYITNVEKITSRGEGLLNNIQSALAKKSNSQLSDNDKEVLQITSRSLNRRFRGHEAANLVGVTTAAIYTAEKDGKLPPPKLKENAAGVRNVRAGYTLSELNHMREVFGTLPHKADDESAVTLGFLNLKGGAWKTTLALLFGQHLATLGYRVLFVDTDPQGTLSFFMGCRPDTDCDYSDTIAPYVVGDEETINEKGFEFGSLHYAIRNTHWPNIDLIPGSLSISSIDMQLPHLISAASTIEEKQYYFQLIRNGIESVKKDYDVVIVDGTPSLNTLTMNVFSACDVAIVPCPAQMADFASTMQFFNTIGETVQFYEEGNFSIPVPDIRVLITKFATAGYADWMAKIIRQTFGDLTLHNVVKKTDEVGKKGTKMTTIYEEDLKEASNRKGIKSALDMYEKPFNEILTDVIFPFWPSKSKENIKEQSSIAKTLETEGVL; encoded by the coding sequence ATGACTGCTTTTGACTCTCCCTATCATAACTATATTACAAACGTTGAAAAGATAACCAGTCGTGGCGAAGGGCTTCTCAACAATATTCAGTCAGCTTTAGCAAAAAAATCTAACAGCCAACTTAGTGATAATGATAAAGAAGTTTTGCAGATTACAAGTCGATCTCTTAATAGAAGGTTTAGAGGTCATGAAGCAGCAAATCTTGTTGGTGTCACTACAGCAGCTATTTATACAGCTGAGAAAGATGGAAAGTTACCACCACCTAAGTTAAAGGAAAATGCAGCCGGTGTTAGAAATGTTAGGGCTGGCTACACTCTTTCTGAGCTAAACCATATGAGAGAGGTTTTTGGCACATTACCTCATAAAGCTGATGATGAAAGTGCAGTAACACTTGGTTTTTTGAATCTTAAGGGGGGAGCCTGGAAAACTACTCTTGCTTTGTTATTTGGTCAACATTTAGCAACTTTAGGTTATAGAGTTTTATTCGTTGATACAGATCCTCAAGGTACTTTGAGTTTTTTCATGGGGTGCAGGCCAGATACTGACTGTGACTATTCAGATACTATTGCCCCATATGTTGTAGGAGATGAAGAAACTATAAATGAAAAAGGATTTGAGTTTGGTTCACTCCATTATGCTATTAGAAACACTCATTGGCCCAATATTGATTTAATTCCAGGGAGCTTATCTATCTCATCAATAGATATGCAACTTCCTCACTTAATTTCAGCTGCATCTACTATTGAAGAAAAGCAATACTACTTCCAATTAATTCGCAATGGTATTGAGTCGGTTAAAAAAGATTATGATGTAGTTATAGTTGATGGAACGCCAAGTTTGAACACACTAACTATGAATGTGTTTTCTGCTTGTGATGTTGCTATTGTTCCCTGTCCTGCTCAAATGGCTGACTTTGCAAGTACAATGCAATTTTTCAACACTATTGGTGAAACCGTTCAATTCTATGAAGAAGGTAACTTCTCAATACCTGTACCAGATATCAGAGTTTTAATAACAAAATTTGCAACTGCTGGCTATGCAGATTGGATGGCTAAAATAATACGTCAAACATTTGGTGATTTAACTCTACATAATGTGGTCAAAAAAACCGATGAAGTAGGTAAAAAAGGAACTAAAATGACAACCATTTATGAGGAAGATTTAAAAGAAGCAAGCAACCGGAAAGGTATCAAGTCAGCCTTAGATATGTATGAAAAACCTTTCAACGAAATACTCACAGATGTCATTTTTCCATTTTGGCCTTCAAAGTCAAAAGAAAATATAAAAGAACAGTCTTCTATTGCTAAAACACTTGAAACTGAGGGGGTTTTATAA
- a CDS encoding replication initiation protein: MAQNNLVVKRNELIEGNYSLSAVAQKVAAAVIAKVNPEAESLPTIKLSAREAIELLGISKQFFYREMDKITDELGRILIRHKQLDEKKLVKSNFFLRSTYDDTDKSVTFEFHPDIEPYIRDFRRNFTKYQIRQIRNLNSKYSIRVYEVLRKYHPIKCSRPESYYEVGIDEFRAMMGIADGKHERISNLREYVLKRAERELTEKTDLTFKFKMLRKARKISSIRFTIYHNQQNIKQETTNLNEPEVFTEQEEQLFIDLNTVIKGIDVREVKAALKVYSIEVLQEAMFMYFLAQTRGRDIKNPKSYYFGICKKLSDQHEPAQNKTTTRQLADELLDEGWAKELVDELADEDVNIELRSGGF, from the coding sequence TTGGCACAAAACAATCTGGTAGTAAAGAGAAATGAGCTTATTGAAGGTAACTACTCTCTTTCTGCTGTTGCTCAGAAAGTAGCAGCAGCAGTTATAGCTAAAGTAAATCCTGAAGCTGAAAGTTTGCCAACGATTAAATTATCAGCACGTGAAGCAATTGAACTACTTGGTATATCAAAGCAGTTCTTCTATCGTGAAATGGATAAAATAACTGATGAGTTAGGAAGAATTCTTATTAGGCATAAACAGCTTGATGAGAAAAAGTTGGTTAAGTCGAACTTCTTTCTAAGGAGCACATATGATGATACTGATAAATCAGTAACTTTTGAGTTTCACCCAGACATAGAACCCTATATACGTGATTTCCGTAGGAATTTTACAAAATATCAAATTCGGCAAATTCGAAATCTAAATTCAAAGTATTCAATTCGAGTATATGAGGTACTTAGAAAGTACCATCCCATTAAGTGTAGTAGGCCTGAATCATACTATGAGGTTGGTATTGATGAGTTTAGAGCAATGATGGGTATCGCTGATGGTAAACACGAAAGAATAAGTAACCTGAGAGAGTATGTTTTAAAGAGAGCAGAGAGGGAACTTACTGAAAAAACTGATCTAACCTTTAAATTTAAAATGCTTAGAAAGGCAAGGAAAATCAGTAGCATAAGATTTACTATTTATCATAATCAGCAGAACATAAAGCAAGAAACTACTAACCTTAATGAGCCTGAAGTATTTACTGAGCAAGAAGAACAGCTATTTATTGATTTGAATACAGTAATTAAAGGAATTGATGTTAGAGAAGTGAAAGCTGCCCTGAAGGTCTACTCCATTGAAGTTCTTCAGGAGGCTATGTTCATGTACTTTTTAGCCCAAACTCGAGGGCGTGATATTAAAAACCCTAAGTCATATTATTTTGGTATTTGCAAAAAGTTGAGTGATCAGCATGAGCCAGCACAGAATAAAACAACGACTAGACAGCTAGCTGACGAGTTGTTAGATGAAGGATGGGCTAAAGAATTAGTAGATGAGTTAGCTGACGAGGATGTAAATATCGAACTCAGGTCAGGTGGATTTTAA
- a CDS encoding recombinase RecT, which translates to MNHDSPTPPQPTYIQAIIKTEARFKHIVEHHQYNLNYQEEAQFAKTQIEQSTKLQHCTPQSIHDSLLQATSLGLTLNHQKKLCYLTPRYNKELQVLECKLDITYHGLYTLVLETGVVQFVVAERVFEVDIQNEGFEYLGPLEPPKHKTNPFLTDQEKGNCIGVYCVAKLSTGDYMTTYMTQAELTACAQQNGFNSSVWSGPFRGEMEKKACIKRAFKLWPKSQDQSSRLSKAVELLNT; encoded by the coding sequence ATGAACCATGACTCCCCTACCCCACCACAACCAACTTACATTCAAGCCATTATTAAAACGGAAGCACGTTTTAAGCACATTGTTGAGCATCACCAGTACAATCTGAATTATCAGGAAGAAGCACAGTTTGCTAAGACACAGATTGAGCAATCAACGAAATTACAACACTGCACACCGCAATCGATACACGACAGCTTATTGCAAGCAACCAGTTTAGGTTTAACGCTCAACCATCAAAAGAAACTGTGTTACCTAACACCCAGGTATAACAAAGAGCTTCAAGTTTTAGAGTGTAAGCTGGACATCACTTATCACGGGCTTTATACCCTTGTATTAGAAACTGGTGTTGTACAGTTTGTGGTCGCAGAAAGAGTGTTTGAAGTTGATATTCAAAATGAGGGATTTGAGTATCTGGGACCACTAGAGCCCCCTAAACACAAAACAAACCCTTTTTTAACTGATCAGGAAAAAGGCAACTGTATTGGTGTGTATTGTGTGGCTAAATTATCCACTGGCGATTATATGACAACTTATATGACACAAGCTGAATTGACTGCCTGTGCTCAACAAAATGGATTCAATAGTAGTGTTTGGTCAGGCCCCTTTCGTGGAGAGATGGAAAAGAAAGCTTGTATCAAGCGCGCTTTTAAGCTTTGGCCAAAATCTCAAGACCAAAGTAGTCGACTTAGTAAAGCTGTCGAATTGCTCAATACATAA
- a CDS encoding PD-(D/E)XK nuclease-like domain-containing protein: MYHSENLAPKPNTDLSLFESMGLTIQEAVAHDAGNVIRHYLDAQGQCVPGVYRNLPAEDYHQAPAYSHSQLKVLINQSAKHFYHQFIDTDKKPNNQKPANYLTTGEFIHALCLEPDQVYHRYYCDLAIEDYPTALKTTADIDQALVKLNQPKTKAGERKADKVSRLLSLDPNIKVWDQLMLDHQQQPEHRHKTPIAKHTWLQAHQAINAIYERPEAREVLSAGISELSLFTTCPITQLPLKCRIDWLTPTLNLWDLKTADTANPILWRSKAAKYGYQHQDAFYRYVFEMCTGLLPSGFDFLVVEYQDVGICESITFNEETKQLADEQVIQGLLKLKNCLENNHWPGYTDAGTTILNLTPWLSKVRL, translated from the coding sequence TTGTACCATTCTGAAAATTTAGCACCTAAACCCAATACTGATTTATCCTTATTTGAGTCAATGGGTTTGACCATTCAGGAAGCAGTGGCTCACGATGCAGGTAATGTCATACGGCACTACCTGGATGCGCAAGGTCAGTGTGTCCCTGGGGTTTATCGAAATCTCCCTGCCGAGGATTACCATCAGGCACCCGCGTATTCTCATAGCCAATTAAAAGTGTTAATTAACCAATCCGCTAAGCATTTTTATCATCAATTTATTGATACAGATAAAAAGCCAAATAATCAAAAGCCGGCTAACTACTTAACGACAGGTGAATTTATTCATGCCCTGTGTTTAGAACCTGATCAAGTTTATCACCGTTACTATTGTGACTTAGCCATAGAAGATTACCCCACTGCCCTTAAAACAACTGCGGATATTGACCAAGCATTAGTCAAGCTCAATCAGCCCAAAACTAAAGCTGGTGAAAGAAAGGCAGATAAAGTCTCTCGATTATTATCCCTGGATCCTAATATCAAAGTATGGGATCAACTAATGCTTGACCATCAGCAGCAACCTGAACACCGACACAAGACGCCTATAGCAAAGCATACCTGGTTACAGGCCCATCAAGCTATCAACGCTATCTATGAACGACCAGAAGCACGAGAAGTGCTTTCTGCAGGCATCAGTGAGCTGTCATTATTCACTACCTGCCCTATCACCCAACTACCCCTTAAATGCCGTATAGACTGGCTAACCCCTACCCTCAATTTATGGGACTTAAAAACAGCGGATACCGCTAACCCAATACTGTGGAGATCCAAAGCAGCTAAATATGGTTATCAGCATCAGGATGCGTTTTATCGATATGTGTTCGAGATGTGTACAGGACTATTACCTAGCGGATTCGATTTTTTAGTAGTGGAATATCAAGACGTAGGGATTTGTGAGTCGATCACGTTTAATGAGGAAACTAAACAGTTAGCTGATGAGCAAGTGATTCAAGGGTTACTCAAACTCAAAAACTGTTTAGAAAATAATCACTGGCCAGGCTATACCGATGCTGGCACAACCATATTGAATTTAACTCCTTGGTTATCAAAAGTACGACTATGA
- a CDS encoding ParB/RepB/Spo0J family partition protein, protein MNDIWLAVKRCKKLKTQGLSQTDIAVRLKVSRAEVSHLLRFDQLHPKIKALLDKYPLSSAHLRHLVTVKSIYQQMQLIKLAYVKKWSSRDLADEVLLLDQSDSLLKWETAADDQLGKQLSYLTGFTAVVNRGKKPKSNKLGGYIVLAFNNDEELEAIIEKLTKD, encoded by the coding sequence ATGAATGACATTTGGCTGGCTGTAAAACGGTGTAAGAAACTAAAGACTCAGGGGTTGTCGCAAACTGACATTGCCGTGCGTTTGAAAGTCTCACGGGCAGAAGTGTCTCACTTGTTACGGTTTGATCAATTGCATCCGAAAATTAAAGCGCTGCTCGATAAATATCCGCTATCGTCTGCTCATCTGCGGCATTTAGTAACAGTTAAAAGTATTTACCAGCAAATGCAGCTGATAAAGTTGGCTTATGTGAAGAAGTGGTCTAGTCGTGACCTGGCTGATGAAGTGCTATTACTCGACCAAAGCGACTCGCTATTAAAGTGGGAGACAGCCGCTGACGACCAGTTAGGCAAGCAGCTCTCTTACCTAACTGGCTTTACCGCGGTCGTTAACCGAGGCAAAAAACCGAAGAGCAATAAACTAGGTGGGTATATAGTGTTGGCATTCAATAATGATGAAGAATTAGAGGCTATCATCGAAAAATTAACCAAGGACTAA
- a CDS encoding DUF2750 domain-containing protein has protein sequence MRSPLPDELATITTWPRLKRYRYFFEEAIRTNHIWTLYKNRWARTETNGYHTFPLWPSEAFATICAIEEWHQYKPIQFTVEIVLTEVIPMLDNSLLFPSIFQTPTDSGSVINTQLLKDELLQLM, from the coding sequence ATGCGGTCTCCATTGCCTGATGAATTAGCCACAATTACTACCTGGCCACGTTTAAAACGCTACCGGTATTTTTTTGAAGAAGCCATTAGAACCAACCACATTTGGACACTGTATAAAAATAGGTGGGCGAGAACAGAAACCAATGGCTATCATACGTTTCCACTTTGGCCAAGCGAAGCGTTTGCAACCATTTGTGCGATTGAAGAGTGGCATCAATACAAGCCGATTCAATTTACTGTAGAAATTGTTTTAACTGAAGTGATTCCCATGTTAGATAATAGTTTGCTATTTCCATCCATTTTTCAAACACCGACTGATAGCGGCTCAGTGATTAATACTCAATTATTAAAAGATGAGTTGCTGCAGTTGATGTAA
- a CDS encoding queuosine precursor transporter, giving the protein MEFRILFNLFKSKPEPNLYKIKASLSDVDGQQTVIVETNDAPGAQFPIRALDLVNSKRNMLKDFSIDDIVTICSLAYIRNKPEVTETAYLARQYKYLHIIGMVFLAGLITANLAASKIVSVFGLTLAGGLIVYPITFVCVDICTEVYGYKNARKMIWAGMLVSLFHVIAMQIAIALPAAQNWENQVAFEAIFDASARVTIASLISFLISEFVNSYALAKMKLAYKGQAIWFRVLTSSGLAMLLDCIIFKIIAFAGLIPASQLVTLILSSFVYRIIVELLFVPLTARIAKYIKYKENIDIYDINTKFTPFSMDTNYKVINNLFVKRQVSI; this is encoded by the coding sequence ATGGAGTTTAGAATATTGTTTAACCTGTTCAAGAGTAAACCGGAACCAAACCTGTATAAAATAAAAGCAAGTCTTAGTGATGTTGATGGACAGCAAACAGTGATTGTGGAAACAAATGATGCTCCAGGGGCACAGTTTCCTATTCGAGCATTAGACTTAGTGAACTCAAAGAGAAATATGTTAAAGGATTTTAGCATTGATGATATTGTAACCATTTGTAGTTTAGCTTATATCAGAAACAAACCAGAAGTTACTGAAACGGCATACTTAGCGAGACAGTATAAGTATCTTCATATCATTGGCATGGTTTTTTTAGCTGGATTAATAACTGCTAATTTAGCTGCATCAAAAATTGTTAGTGTATTTGGTCTAACACTGGCTGGAGGGCTAATCGTTTATCCTATCACGTTTGTTTGTGTTGATATTTGTACTGAAGTTTATGGGTATAAAAATGCTCGAAAAATGATCTGGGCTGGTATGTTAGTTTCACTATTTCATGTGATTGCAATGCAAATAGCAATTGCATTGCCTGCTGCTCAAAACTGGGAAAACCAAGTAGCATTTGAAGCCATTTTTGATGCATCAGCACGTGTAACCATCGCATCATTAATATCGTTTCTTATAAGTGAATTTGTAAACAGTTATGCTTTGGCGAAAATGAAGTTAGCCTATAAGGGACAAGCTATTTGGTTTCGCGTATTAACCTCTAGTGGGTTAGCAATGCTCCTTGATTGTATAATATTTAAAATTATCGCATTTGCTGGCCTTATACCAGCCAGTCAGCTAGTTACACTAATACTGTCTTCATTTGTATATAGAATCATTGTTGAACTGTTATTCGTACCATTAACTGCTCGTATTGCAAAGTACATTAAATACAAAGAAAATATTGATATATATGATATCAATACAAAATTCACTCCATTTTCAATGGATACTAATTATAAAGTAATTAATAACTTATTCGTAAAAAGACAGGTTTCAATTTAA
- a CDS encoding tunnelling fold family protein: protein MNQSIRSFLPYYTDKFELTSLLDTVPRELKHCPVIRLHDIPLVTLSAKDNKPYTSTLTIEYTPDNKLVELHSLKAYLEAFAKQTTYLEQVIDVIYTDLKQVIEPSWLKISLERITVIGLPAMLVIDSKNDNAA from the coding sequence ATGAACCAATCAATCAGAAGTTTTTTGCCGTATTATACTGATAAGTTTGAATTAACTTCCTTACTTGATACCGTACCTCGTGAACTAAAGCATTGTCCTGTGATCAGGTTACATGATATTCCATTAGTTACCTTAAGCGCAAAGGATAATAAGCCCTATACAAGTACACTAACGATTGAATACACGCCAGATAACAAGCTAGTAGAGTTACACTCACTTAAAGCTTATTTGGAAGCATTTGCTAAACAGACCACTTATTTAGAACAAGTCATAGATGTTATTTACACAGACCTTAAGCAGGTTATTGAACCCTCTTGGCTTAAAATCAGTTTAGAGCGCATAACTGTAATTGGTCTACCTGCTATGCTTGTCATTGATAGTAAAAATGATAATGCTGCATAA
- a CDS encoding helix-turn-helix domain-containing protein — translation MIESQISTQLDSLMRRSGVDEKTLSKLTGVPIATISRLLNNHSANPTVNTLVPIAKFFNVSIDQLLGLNSTRNSQHTLNTLNDQAAALLPVIVMSALNQYLSQHDTTECNRQFEWIRTGYRLAGHGLAVKIDTDFYSPSFQKDSVIIVDCEIQAQNGDIILLSNRLDGGFYIRQYFRDNNDEFIRTINPDIVKTEILDQTTTKILGVVVETQFSFRGLEKQTCTSKSVFNQFYAWLCKSIGMSQA, via the coding sequence ATGATTGAAAGCCAAATTTCCACTCAATTAGACAGTTTAATGCGTCGCTCTGGAGTGGATGAAAAAACACTCTCGAAACTCACTGGCGTACCCATAGCTACTATTTCACGGTTACTAAACAACCATTCCGCAAACCCAACAGTAAACACTTTAGTTCCAATAGCCAAGTTTTTTAATGTATCTATTGATCAACTATTAGGGCTGAATTCTACAAGAAATTCTCAACATACTCTCAACACCCTCAATGATCAGGCAGCAGCACTCTTACCTGTTATTGTCATGAGTGCTCTTAATCAGTATTTAAGCCAGCACGATACTACAGAGTGTAATAGACAGTTTGAGTGGATACGTACTGGTTACAGACTAGCAGGCCATGGCTTAGCAGTAAAAATAGATACTGACTTCTATAGCCCTTCTTTTCAAAAAGACTCTGTAATTATCGTTGATTGCGAAATTCAAGCACAAAACGGCGACATTATTTTGTTATCTAACCGCCTAGATGGTGGCTTTTATATTCGCCAATACTTTAGAGACAATAATGATGAGTTCATCAGGACAATTAACCCTGATATTGTCAAGACAGAAATACTTGATCAAACAACCACAAAAATACTAGGTGTAGTTGTAGAAACTCAGTTCTCATTTCGTGGTCTGGAGAAGCAAACATGTACATCAAAAAGTGTCTTTAATCAATTCTATGCATGGCTATGCAAATCCATAGGAATGAGTCAAGCATAG
- a CDS encoding helix-turn-helix transcriptional regulator, which yields MRIANTHPSITYSKRLHFWLTTKLSWLPITQLVFNHISHERGIVCFTSDDVWHRSYWETGFQNQIVRRINPGFHSWRINGSLHEEAKHAKTRGILYKLDIVHKYDSYSNVISLGSRQPGDILYEEIANNFDKFNYCMRLLTHYVDKLISEHNSNIYLEPDIDIKTQFSKLEEANHEYIDTIYNLTNREIEYINQLRFNLPYKVIAHEMGVTEAGVSAAIQKIKKKLQVNSKGDILRKVSDMG from the coding sequence ATGCGCATAGCAAATACTCACCCATCAATTACATATTCAAAGAGACTGCACTTTTGGCTTACTACAAAGCTGAGCTGGTTACCAATAACACAGCTGGTGTTTAATCATATATCACATGAGAGGGGAATAGTCTGTTTTACTTCAGATGATGTATGGCACCGTTCATATTGGGAAACTGGTTTTCAAAATCAAATTGTGAGGAGAATAAATCCTGGATTTCACTCATGGAGAATTAACGGGTCGCTTCATGAAGAAGCAAAGCATGCAAAAACCAGGGGGATACTGTATAAATTAGATATAGTGCATAAGTATGATAGTTACTCTAATGTAATTAGTCTTGGCTCCAGACAACCAGGAGATATTTTATATGAAGAAATTGCTAATAATTTTGATAAATTTAACTACTGTATGCGTTTACTAACACACTATGTAGACAAGCTTATTTCAGAGCATAATTCAAATATATATCTTGAACCAGATATTGATATAAAAACCCAATTTAGCAAGTTAGAGGAAGCAAATCATGAATACATTGATACTATTTATAACTTAACAAATAGAGAAATAGAATATATTAATCAGTTAAGGTTCAATTTGCCGTATAAAGTTATTGCTCATGAAATGGGGGTAACAGAGGCAGGTGTTTCTGCTGCAATACAGAAAATTAAAAAGAAGCTACAAGTTAACTCAAAAGGAGATATATTGCGTAAAGTAAGTGATATGGGGTAA
- a CDS encoding VOC family protein — translation MFKQIHHIAITCKSLEKLKEFYIKLGFKLQKSYQDDEVIIAHLNLKGTLIELFEFNGSIKSIRVKRWDIKLKEPGLVHFALAVDDIKAAKQWVNDQLSVSTTEVTYGRTGINYFFMHDPEGNAIEVVECN, via the coding sequence ATGTTCAAGCAAATCCACCATATAGCCATAACATGTAAGTCTTTAGAAAAATTAAAAGAATTCTACATAAAACTTGGGTTTAAATTGCAAAAATCATATCAAGATGATGAAGTTATAATAGCCCACTTAAATTTAAAAGGGACTTTGATAGAGCTATTTGAATTTAATGGCTCTATTAAAAGTATAAGAGTAAAAAGATGGGATATTAAGCTTAAAGAGCCTGGTTTAGTACATTTTGCTTTAGCAGTTGATGATATTAAGGCAGCAAAACAATGGGTAAATGATCAATTAAGTGTTTCAACAACTGAAGTAACCTATGGGCGTACAGGTATCAACTACTTTTTTATGCATGATCCAGAGGGCAATGCTATTGAGGTTGTTGAGTGTAACTGA